A region from the Saccharomonospora azurea NA-128 genome encodes:
- the moaA gene encoding GTP 3',8-cyclase MoaA encodes MATSASAAPLVDRLDRPLTDLRVSVTDRCNFRCRYCMPRELFGAEHVFLDREELLSLEEITRLLTLFRELGVRKIRLTGGEPLLRRGLPSLVAMLPDFDDLAMTTNGVLLPRLAGPLADAGLRRVTVSLDALDDEVFRRIADTPLSVSSVLDGIRAAREAGLGVKVNTVLQRGINDHQLEDLAGWAREAGVRLRFIEYMDVGTTNGWVRDRVVPAEEVRDRLHARWPLEPVEPEVYGEVASRYRYLDGAGEVGIIASVTKPFCRTCTRARLSSVGELYTCLFAARGTDLRALLRGGADDEALLAAIGAVWGRRTDRASELRGEGGLTGPRVEMSYIGG; translated from the coding sequence ATGGCGACATCCGCATCTGCGGCGCCCCTCGTCGATCGTCTCGACCGCCCACTCACCGACCTGCGGGTGTCGGTCACCGACCGGTGCAACTTCAGGTGCCGCTACTGCATGCCTCGGGAGCTGTTCGGTGCCGAGCACGTCTTCCTCGACCGGGAGGAGCTCCTCTCCCTGGAGGAGATCACCCGGCTGCTGACGCTGTTCCGCGAGTTGGGCGTGCGCAAGATCCGGCTGACCGGTGGGGAACCGCTCCTGCGGCGCGGGCTGCCGTCGCTGGTCGCGATGCTGCCCGACTTCGACGACCTCGCCATGACCACCAACGGAGTCCTGTTGCCCCGGCTGGCCGGTCCCCTCGCCGACGCCGGGCTGCGCCGGGTCACCGTGAGCCTGGACGCCCTCGACGACGAGGTGTTCCGGCGAATCGCGGACACGCCACTGTCGGTGAGTTCCGTCCTCGACGGCATCCGGGCCGCGCGGGAGGCCGGGCTCGGAGTCAAGGTCAACACGGTGCTGCAGCGGGGGATCAACGACCACCAGCTGGAAGATCTCGCGGGTTGGGCCCGGGAGGCCGGCGTGCGGCTGCGGTTCATCGAGTACATGGACGTCGGCACCACCAACGGCTGGGTGCGTGACCGGGTCGTTCCCGCCGAGGAGGTCCGGGACCGGCTCCACGCGCGGTGGCCCCTCGAACCCGTCGAGCCGGAGGTGTACGGCGAGGTGGCCTCGCGCTACCGCTACCTCGACGGGGCCGGTGAGGTCGGCATCATCGCCTCCGTGACCAAGCCGTTCTGTCGGACGTGCACCCGCGCCCGGCTGTCGTCGGTCGGGGAGCTCTACACCTGCCTCTTCGCGGCGCGGGGCACCGATCTGCGGGCGTTGCTGCGCGGCGGCGCCGACGACGAGGCGCTCCTCGCCGCGATCGGCGCGGTCTGGGGGCGCCGGACCGACCGGGCGTCCGAGCTGCGCGGCGAGGGCGGCCTCACCGGTCCGCGCGTGGAGATGTCCTACATCGGCGGCTGA
- a CDS encoding TetR/AcrR family transcriptional regulator has product MSDANTEPARRGRPRRGPDPERFREIVEAAAEVFLGKGYSGTSIQDISHRVGILKGSLYHYVRSKEDFLYRIIKDVYDEAIAEIRKVSELEGEPLEKLAEFIRLHVRFTASHLTAYTIQLREFEQLSAERPEEIRRGGETYVEALQVVLEGGAGARGRRRLAKITSAPASPPRGLWSSRPCGRDLRRLGVDRVIDVPGRVSSPIQS; this is encoded by the coding sequence ATGTCCGACGCCAACACCGAACCTGCGAGGCGGGGCCGTCCTCGTCGTGGGCCCGATCCCGAGCGGTTCCGCGAGATCGTGGAGGCGGCGGCGGAGGTCTTCCTGGGGAAGGGCTACAGCGGCACGAGTATCCAGGACATCTCCCATCGCGTCGGCATTCTCAAGGGAAGTCTGTACCACTACGTCCGGTCCAAGGAGGACTTCCTCTACCGGATCATCAAGGACGTGTACGACGAGGCGATCGCCGAGATTCGGAAGGTGTCCGAGCTCGAAGGGGAGCCGCTGGAGAAGCTCGCCGAGTTCATCAGGCTGCACGTGCGGTTCACCGCGTCGCACCTCACCGCGTACACGATCCAGCTACGGGAGTTCGAGCAGTTGAGTGCCGAGCGGCCGGAGGAGATCCGCCGGGGTGGCGAGACCTACGTCGAGGCGCTCCAGGTCGTCCTCGAGGGAGGCGCAGGAGCGAGGGGTCGTCGACGCCTCGCTAAGATCACGTCGGCTCCGGCGAGTCCGCCTCGCGGACTGTGGTCCAGTCGTCCCTGTGGTCGTGACCTGCGGCGACTCGGCGTCGATCGGGTGATCGACGTCCCCGGGCGGGTGTCTTCTCCGATACAAAGTTGA
- a CDS encoding Fur family transcriptional regulator — protein MAIIDAPALLRGAALRVTRPRVAVLTMVAANPHSDTDTIATAVRRELGSVSTQAVYDVLRALTDAGLVRRIEPAGSPARFETRVGDNHHHLVCRHCGSITDVNCAVGEAPCLHIEDREGFAVDEAEVTFWGTCPACQAQDD, from the coding sequence GTGGCAATCATCGACGCCCCCGCGCTCCTGCGCGGGGCAGCACTGCGGGTGACCCGCCCGCGGGTTGCCGTGCTGACGATGGTCGCGGCCAACCCCCACTCGGACACGGACACCATCGCGACGGCCGTCCGCCGCGAGCTGGGCTCGGTGTCGACGCAAGCCGTCTACGACGTCCTGCGCGCGTTGACCGACGCTGGTCTGGTCCGCCGTATCGAGCCGGCGGGATCTCCTGCCCGCTTCGAGACGCGGGTGGGCGACAACCATCACCACCTGGTGTGCCGCCACTGCGGCTCCATCACAGACGTCAACTGTGCGGTGGGCGAGGCTCCCTGCCTCCACATCGAGGATCGAGAGGGATTCGCGGTCGACGAGGCCGAGGTCACCTTCTGGGGTACCTGCCCCGCCTGCCAGGCACAGGACGATTGA
- a CDS encoding catalase produces the protein MPENNQKPLTTVAGAPVPDNQNSLTAGPRGPMLLQDVWFLEKLAHFDREVIPERRMHAKGSGAYGTFTVTNDITQYTSAKIFSEVGKKTDLFVRFSTVAGERGAADAERDIRGFAVKFYTEEGNWDLVGNNTPVFFFRDPLKFPDLNHAVKRDPRTNMRSPENNWDFWTNLPEALHQVTIVMSDRGIPASYRHMHGFGSHTYSFINDKGERFWVKFHHRTQQGIKNLTDAEAEALVGKDRESHQRDLFEAIERGDFPKWKLYVQIMPEADAETYRYHPFDLTKVWSKKDYPLIEVGEWELNRNPDNYFAEVEQAAFTPANVVPGIGFSPDKMLQGRLFSYGDAQRYRLGVNHHQIPVNQPRCPVNSYHRDGAMRVDGNQGATPGIEPNSYGRWQEQPAYREPSQAVGSVADRFNYREDDDNYYEQPGILFRNMTPEQQQALFENTARAINGASQATIERHIANCTKADPAYGEGVRKAIEALAAGQL, from the coding sequence TTGCCCGAGAACAACCAGAAACCGCTGACGACGGTGGCCGGTGCGCCGGTCCCTGACAACCAGAACTCGCTCACCGCGGGGCCTCGGGGTCCGATGCTGCTGCAGGACGTGTGGTTCCTGGAGAAGCTCGCCCACTTCGACCGCGAGGTCATTCCGGAGCGTCGGATGCACGCGAAGGGCTCCGGTGCCTACGGAACCTTCACGGTCACCAACGACATCACCCAGTACACCAGCGCGAAGATCTTCTCGGAGGTCGGCAAGAAGACCGACCTGTTCGTGCGGTTCTCCACGGTGGCCGGTGAGCGCGGTGCCGCCGACGCCGAGCGCGACATCCGCGGCTTCGCCGTCAAGTTCTACACCGAGGAGGGCAACTGGGACCTCGTCGGCAACAACACCCCGGTCTTCTTCTTCCGCGACCCGTTGAAGTTCCCGGACCTCAACCACGCGGTGAAGCGGGACCCGCGCACCAACATGCGCAGCCCGGAGAACAACTGGGACTTCTGGACCAACCTGCCCGAGGCGCTGCACCAGGTGACGATCGTGATGTCCGACCGCGGCATCCCGGCGTCGTACCGCCACATGCACGGTTTCGGCTCGCACACCTACAGCTTCATCAACGACAAGGGCGAGCGGTTCTGGGTCAAGTTCCACCACCGCACCCAGCAGGGCATCAAGAACCTCACCGACGCCGAGGCGGAGGCCCTGGTCGGCAAGGACCGCGAGTCGCACCAGCGGGACCTGTTCGAGGCCATCGAGCGCGGCGACTTCCCGAAGTGGAAGCTCTACGTGCAGATCATGCCCGAGGCCGACGCCGAGACCTACCGCTACCACCCGTTCGACCTGACGAAGGTGTGGTCCAAGAAGGACTACCCGCTGATCGAGGTCGGCGAGTGGGAGCTCAACCGCAACCCGGACAACTACTTCGCCGAGGTCGAGCAGGCCGCGTTCACCCCGGCGAACGTCGTGCCGGGCATCGGCTTCTCGCCCGACAAGATGTTGCAGGGTCGCCTGTTCTCCTACGGTGACGCCCAGCGTTACCGCCTCGGTGTGAACCACCACCAGATCCCGGTGAACCAGCCGCGTTGCCCGGTGAACTCCTACCACCGCGACGGCGCGATGCGCGTCGACGGCAACCAGGGCGCCACCCCGGGCATCGAGCCGAACTCCTACGGCCGTTGGCAGGAGCAGCCCGCCTACCGCGAGCCGAGCCAGGCCGTGGGGTCGGTGGCCGACCGGTTCAACTACCGCGAGGACGACGACAACTACTACGAGCAGCCCGGAATCCTGTTCCGCAACATGACGCCGGAGCAGCAGCAGGCGCTGTTCGAGAACACCGCCCGGGCCATCAACGGTGCGTCCCAGGCGACCATCGAGCGGCACATCGCCAACTGCACCAAGGCCGACCCCGCCTACGGCGAGGGCGTCCGCAAGGCGATCGAGGCGCTGGCGGCCGGTCAGCTCTGA
- a CDS encoding ankyrin repeat domain-containing protein — MSEGGLTPEQVQRVVAIAMDLAREGDTTQLLEFLDHGLPVDVTDPSGNTLLMLAAYHGHAPTVRALLDRGADPDRRNARDQSPIAGALFKGEDEVVAVLREAGADLDAGTPTARAAAVMFGREHLLS; from the coding sequence ATGAGCGAGGGTGGACTGACCCCGGAGCAGGTCCAGCGCGTCGTGGCGATCGCCATGGACCTGGCGCGGGAGGGCGACACCACGCAGCTGCTGGAGTTCCTCGACCACGGCCTGCCGGTCGACGTCACCGACCCGTCGGGCAACACGCTGCTGATGCTCGCCGCCTACCACGGGCACGCGCCCACGGTGCGCGCGCTGCTGGACCGAGGCGCCGACCCGGACCGCCGCAACGCGCGTGACCAGTCGCCGATCGCGGGCGCGCTGTTCAAGGGCGAGGACGAGGTGGTCGCCGTGCTCCGCGAGGCGGGCGCGGACCTCGACGCGGGCACACCGACCGCCCGTGCTGCCGCCGTCATGTTCGGCCGCGAACACCTGCTGAGCTGA
- a CDS encoding sensor histidine kinase — protein MIRWRGRRGRSLGLRARLLLAFVLLSTLTTAGVAGGIYVQARNDILQRTQDASVRTLTDRLSAVYPLARGTPHRSQLQYIADVVTDQDSATVAMYKDLTSSSSVPREALPRALRQAVAEGDVAWQRVVRHGEPLLIIGTPLRIIHPDGAAWPSGIEVYSIRSLAPEQRSIDQLAATAWAIGGAAVALAIVLALLAARSVLRPARELGHAAQRLGAGDLRTRITVRGSDELSDVARTFNDTAAELERHVERLRALEADARRFAADVSHELRTPLAAMTAVTDVLDEEAVHLPAHTGQAARLVSRETHALSRLVDDLLEISRFDSGAAVLTLDEIDVSALVQATLRARGWTGRVDTDLPPTTARLDPRRVDVVVANLVGNALRHGEPPVSLRLRADAELITVEVRDHGPGVNPSVLPHIFDRFYKADAARTRSDGSGLGLAIARENARLHRSDTHRGDLTATNAPDGGAVFRLLLPRWTDRSDEEES, from the coding sequence GTGATCCGTTGGCGCGGACGGCGCGGCCGCTCCCTCGGGCTGCGCGCGCGGTTGCTGCTCGCGTTCGTCCTCCTGTCCACACTGACGACGGCGGGCGTCGCCGGTGGGATCTACGTCCAGGCCCGCAACGACATCCTGCAGCGGACTCAGGATGCGAGCGTGCGGACCCTGACCGACCGACTGTCCGCGGTCTACCCGCTGGCCCGTGGCACTCCCCACCGCAGCCAACTCCAGTACATCGCCGACGTGGTCACGGATCAGGACAGCGCCACGGTCGCGATGTACAAGGATCTGACGTCGTCGAGCAGCGTGCCCCGAGAGGCGTTGCCCCGGGCTCTGCGGCAGGCGGTCGCCGAAGGGGACGTGGCCTGGCAACGCGTGGTACGGCACGGCGAACCCCTGCTGATCATCGGTACGCCGCTGCGGATCATCCACCCCGACGGAGCGGCCTGGCCCTCCGGTATCGAGGTCTACTCCATCCGCAGCTTGGCACCCGAGCAACGCAGCATCGACCAGCTCGCCGCCACCGCGTGGGCCATCGGCGGAGCCGCTGTGGCGCTGGCGATCGTGCTGGCGTTGCTGGCCGCCCGCAGCGTGCTGCGCCCGGCGCGGGAGCTCGGTCACGCGGCGCAGCGGCTGGGTGCCGGTGACCTGCGCACCAGGATCACGGTCCGGGGTTCCGACGAACTCTCCGACGTCGCGCGCACGTTCAACGACACCGCCGCGGAACTCGAACGGCACGTGGAACGGCTCCGGGCGCTGGAAGCCGACGCTCGCCGGTTCGCGGCCGACGTGTCTCACGAGCTCCGCACCCCACTGGCGGCCATGACGGCCGTCACGGACGTGCTCGACGAGGAAGCGGTCCACCTGCCCGCCCACACCGGGCAAGCCGCCCGGCTGGTCAGCCGGGAAACACACGCCCTGTCCCGGCTGGTCGACGATCTGCTCGAAATCAGCAGGTTCGACTCCGGCGCCGCCGTGCTGACTCTGGACGAGATCGACGTGTCCGCGCTGGTACAGGCGACGTTACGGGCCCGCGGCTGGACGGGACGGGTGGACACCGACCTTCCGCCCACGACGGCCCGGCTCGACCCTCGCCGCGTCGACGTCGTCGTCGCCAACCTCGTAGGCAACGCACTCCGCCACGGCGAGCCGCCTGTGTCGCTGCGACTGCGCGCCGACGCCGAGCTGATCACCGTCGAGGTCCGCGACCACGGGCCGGGCGTGAACCCTTCGGTGCTGCCCCACATCTTCGATCGCTTCTACAAGGCGGACGCGGCCAGGACCCGATCCGACGGCAGCGGTCTCGGACTCGCCATCGCGCGCGAGAACGCGCGGTTGCACCGCAGCGACACGCATCGCGGCGACCTCACGGCCACCAACGCCCCGGACGGCGGAGCCGTGTTCAGGCTGCTTCTGCCCCGGTGGACGGACCGGTCCGACGAGGAGGAATCGTGA
- a CDS encoding response regulator transcription factor translates to MSRILLIEDDPAVREGLELALSRQGHTVDAVESGEQGLDRLRTDPPDVVVLDLMLPGMDGFEVCRRAGATTDVPIIMLTARGDDMDVVAGLEAGADDYVVKPVQPRVLEARIRAVLRRIGREQSDLERHGELGIDRAGLMITKRGEPLTLTPTELRLLLVLSATPGRVHSRRQLLESVWDYGYLGDSRIVDACVQRLRAKLEDDASSPVYVQTVRGFGYRFGPL, encoded by the coding sequence ATGTCGCGAATCCTGTTGATCGAGGACGATCCCGCAGTCCGAGAAGGTCTTGAACTGGCCCTGTCCCGGCAGGGGCACACCGTGGACGCGGTGGAGTCCGGTGAACAGGGACTGGACCGGCTCCGGACGGACCCTCCCGATGTCGTGGTGCTCGACCTCATGCTCCCCGGCATGGACGGGTTCGAGGTCTGCCGCCGAGCCGGTGCCACGACGGACGTGCCGATCATCATGCTCACCGCCCGGGGTGACGACATGGACGTCGTGGCCGGCTTGGAGGCCGGCGCCGACGACTACGTCGTGAAACCCGTACAGCCGCGGGTGCTCGAAGCGCGCATCCGAGCGGTGCTCCGCCGCATCGGCCGGGAACAGTCCGACCTGGAACGTCACGGGGAGCTGGGCATCGACCGGGCCGGGTTGATGATCACCAAGCGCGGCGAGCCCCTCACGCTGACGCCGACGGAACTGCGTCTGCTGCTCGTCCTGTCGGCCACCCCCGGCCGCGTGCACAGCCGCAGACAGTTGCTGGAGTCGGTGTGGGACTACGGATATCTCGGTGACTCGCGCATCGTGGACGCGTGCGTGCAGCGGTTGCGGGCCAAGCTCGAAGACGACGCGTCGTCGCCCGTCTACGTGCAGACGGTGCGTGGATTCGGCTACCGGTTCGGCCCGCTGTGA
- a CDS encoding ATP-grasp domain-containing protein gives MDKEYTKKLLAGAGLAVADGVVLRTGRTLLSEDERTRLGLPVFVKPARSGSSVGVSRVDSWESLPAAIASARADDCKVLVEQTLHGREIDVGVLELPDERIEAGPPLEIRLAPHQSVFDYQAKYTDGGAVFDIPARLDAETTATLRATALRVFELLGCAGLLRVDFFLSPDGTPVVNEVNTFPGFTVNSQFPQMWAEAGLGYADLLDILIETALRREERRDAPAR, from the coding sequence ATGGACAAGGAGTACACGAAGAAGCTGCTCGCCGGCGCGGGGTTGGCGGTGGCGGACGGTGTCGTCCTGCGAACCGGGCGAACCCTCCTGTCGGAGGACGAGCGGACCCGCCTCGGGCTTCCGGTGTTCGTGAAGCCCGCGAGGTCCGGATCCAGTGTCGGTGTGTCGCGTGTGGACTCGTGGGAGTCGTTGCCCGCGGCGATCGCGTCGGCCCGTGCCGACGACTGCAAGGTGCTCGTCGAACAGACCCTGCACGGCCGGGAGATCGACGTGGGAGTGCTGGAGCTACCGGACGAACGGATCGAGGCGGGCCCGCCATTGGAGATTCGGCTGGCACCGCACCAGTCGGTGTTCGACTACCAGGCCAAGTACACCGACGGTGGTGCCGTTTTCGACATACCGGCCCGCCTGGATGCCGAAACCACCGCGACGCTGCGGGCCACGGCACTGCGAGTGTTCGAGCTCTTGGGCTGCGCGGGCCTGCTGCGAGTCGACTTCTTCCTGTCGCCGGACGGAACCCCGGTGGTCAACGAGGTCAACACCTTCCCCGGGTTCACCGTGAACTCGCAGTTCCCGCAGATGTGGGCCGAAGCCGGTCTGGGCTACGCGGACCTGCTCGACATCCTCATCGAGACCGCACTCAGGCGCGAGGAGCGCCGTGACGCCCCAGCCCGCTGA
- the tnpA gene encoding IS200/IS605 family transposase, with protein sequence MSATRKVRRFSGGVYDLGLHVVWCPKYRRRVLGGRVAERLDELIREKANERGWTVVALEVMPDHVHLFVKHDPKSSASYVANQFKGFTSRVLREEFPHLKSRLPTLWSSSYFAASVGSVSAETVRRYIDTQWERV encoded by the coding sequence GTGTCTGCGACCAGGAAAGTCCGCCGGTTCTCCGGTGGCGTGTACGACCTCGGGCTGCACGTGGTGTGGTGCCCGAAGTACCGCCGCCGGGTCCTCGGTGGCCGGGTTGCGGAACGTCTGGACGAGCTGATCCGGGAGAAAGCCAACGAGCGCGGCTGGACAGTCGTGGCCCTGGAGGTCATGCCCGACCACGTGCATTTGTTCGTCAAGCACGACCCGAAGTCGTCTGCCTCGTACGTGGCGAACCAGTTCAAGGGGTTTACTTCACGGGTGCTGCGTGAGGAGTTCCCGCACCTCAAGTCGCGGCTTCCGACGTTGTGGTCGTCGTCGTACTTCGCCGCTTCGGTCGGCTCGGTCAGCGCCGAGACCGTGCGGCGGTACATAGATACCCAGTGGGAGCGGGTGTAG
- a CDS encoding RNA-guided endonuclease InsQ/TnpB family protein, which yields MRAMLADHCDLYNAALQERRDAYAHPSKTSVRYGDQSAQLKDIRTADPDGQGRWSFSSQQATLRRLNKAFEAFFRRIRNGDEPGYPRFKGKGHFDTVDFPKDGDGCRWNSTPHDTQVRVRLQGVGHVRVHQHRPVQGRVKTVSVKREANRWFVVLSCDDVPAEPLPATGRAVGIDMGVEHFATTSDGERFANPRHARRAADELAEAQRALDAFPKRVRKSLRTKKHRQSARRVGKLHAKVRRQRLDHHHKTALALVRAHDVIAHEDLNISGMTAAAKPKADSDQPGVFLPNGATAKSGLNRSILDAGWGQFLGILAGKAESAGRHVIRVDARNTSRTCAECGHVAKENRVSQAEFVCGRCGHAANADVNAAINIATRAGLALSDAA from the coding sequence ATGCGGGCGATGCTGGCCGACCACTGCGACCTGTACAACGCCGCGTTGCAGGAACGCCGCGACGCCTACGCGCACCCGTCGAAGACCAGCGTTCGCTACGGCGACCAGTCCGCACAGCTCAAAGACATCCGAACCGCAGACCCTGACGGACAAGGCCGGTGGTCGTTCTCGTCGCAGCAGGCGACTCTGCGCCGGTTGAATAAGGCGTTCGAGGCGTTCTTCCGCCGCATCCGCAACGGCGACGAACCCGGATACCCAAGGTTCAAGGGCAAAGGGCACTTTGACACCGTCGACTTCCCGAAAGACGGCGACGGGTGCCGGTGGAACTCCACCCCGCACGACACCCAGGTCCGCGTGCGCCTGCAAGGCGTCGGCCACGTCCGCGTGCACCAGCATCGTCCGGTGCAGGGTCGGGTGAAGACGGTCAGCGTCAAGCGCGAGGCGAACCGGTGGTTCGTCGTCCTGTCCTGCGACGACGTGCCCGCTGAGCCGCTTCCCGCAACCGGCCGGGCCGTCGGCATCGACATGGGTGTCGAACACTTCGCGACCACCAGCGACGGCGAGCGCTTCGCCAACCCCCGGCACGCCCGACGCGCTGCTGACGAACTCGCCGAAGCGCAGCGCGCGCTGGACGCGTTCCCGAAACGTGTCCGGAAGTCGCTGCGCACCAAGAAGCACAGACAGTCCGCGCGCAGGGTCGGCAAGCTGCACGCCAAGGTCCGCCGCCAGCGGTTGGACCACCACCACAAGACCGCACTCGCGCTCGTACGCGCCCACGACGTGATCGCGCACGAAGACCTCAACATCAGCGGCATGACCGCCGCTGCGAAACCGAAAGCAGATTCGGATCAGCCCGGTGTGTTCCTGCCCAACGGGGCGACGGCTAAGTCCGGTCTGAATCGGTCGATCCTCGACGCGGGTTGGGGGCAGTTCCTCGGGATCCTGGCAGGCAAGGCTGAAAGCGCCGGTCGCCACGTGATCCGGGTAGACGCCCGCAACACCTCCCGCACGTGTGCCGAATGCGGGCACGTCGCCAAGGAGAACCGCGTTAGTCAAGCCGAGTTCGTCTGCGGACGCTGCGGGCACGCAGCGAACGCCGACGTCAACGCGGCGATCAACATCGCAACCAGGGCCGGGCTGGCCCTCTCCGACGCTGCTTGA
- the alr gene encoding alanine racemase — MSEAIVDLDAIAHNAELIAHRSGPAAVMAVVKADAFGHGMIEVARTVLAHGASWLGVATAQEALRLRAAGITAPVLSWLHGVGTDFRSPIRADVDLSVSSVAHVNAIAACAADLGRTASVHLKLDTGLSRGGAPERQWPALVRAARNLERHGLVRVRGVWSHLISADDPDSAHTSAQLARFDHAVAFAREAGLDPELRHVANSAAALNSPRSAYELVRPGIGLYGVEPVAGRRFGLRAALTLRGHILLVKDVPAGTGVSYGHDYATPRDGRLALVPLGYADGVPRLAGGRAQVRIGGRRRPIAGRIAMDQFVVDLGALAAQPGDDVVLLAPEQHGGPTVDEWAQWARTLPHEIFTGIGDRVPRRYLGGAAAHTSTEGNTVV; from the coding sequence ATGTCCGAAGCGATCGTCGATCTCGACGCCATCGCGCACAACGCCGAGTTGATCGCCCACCGCAGCGGTCCGGCCGCCGTCATGGCTGTGGTGAAGGCCGACGCGTTCGGACACGGCATGATCGAGGTCGCCCGGACGGTGCTCGCGCACGGGGCGAGCTGGCTCGGCGTCGCGACCGCGCAGGAGGCCCTCCGACTCCGCGCTGCCGGTATCACGGCGCCGGTGTTGAGCTGGTTGCACGGCGTGGGTACGGACTTCCGCAGCCCCATCCGCGCGGACGTCGATCTGTCGGTGTCGTCGGTCGCGCACGTGAACGCGATCGCCGCCTGCGCCGCCGATCTCGGCCGGACCGCGAGCGTCCATTTGAAACTCGACACCGGCCTGAGCAGGGGTGGCGCCCCGGAGCGGCAGTGGCCCGCGCTGGTGCGGGCCGCGAGGAACCTGGAACGGCACGGGCTGGTGCGGGTGCGCGGTGTCTGGTCCCACCTGATCAGCGCCGACGATCCCGACTCCGCCCACACGTCCGCGCAGCTCGCACGCTTCGATCACGCGGTGGCGTTCGCGCGCGAGGCCGGTCTCGACCCCGAGCTGCGCCATGTGGCGAACTCCGCGGCCGCGCTGAACTCGCCCCGATCGGCCTACGAGCTCGTCCGTCCCGGCATCGGGCTCTACGGCGTGGAGCCCGTGGCCGGGCGGAGGTTCGGACTGCGGGCGGCGTTGACGCTGCGCGGGCACATCCTGCTGGTCAAGGACGTGCCCGCGGGCACCGGCGTGTCCTACGGGCACGACTACGCCACGCCGCGCGACGGCCGTCTCGCCCTCGTTCCGCTCGGCTACGCGGACGGCGTGCCACGGTTGGCCGGCGGTCGGGCACAGGTGCGTATCGGAGGCCGGCGCCGTCCCATCGCCGGGCGGATCGCGATGGACCAGTTCGTCGTCGACCTCGGTGCGCTCGCCGCGCAGCCGGGTGACGACGTGGTGCTGCTCGCTCCGGAACAGCACGGAGGACCGACCGTGGACGAGTGGGCGCAGTGGGCGCGCACGCTGCCCCACGAGATCTTCACGGGCATCGGCGATCGGGTGCCGCGCCGCTACCTCGGCGGAGCAGCAGCCCACACCAGCACTGAGGGGAACACCGTTGTCTGA
- the vanY-N gene encoding D,D-peptidase/D,D-carboxypeptidase VanY-N, with protein sequence MNESRMRRCRDRVFAMVTVSLAVLLLPVAFLSRPGRARELACAWALRLRFPAEDLTGLTPGARAAFDSARTDALWRHGRLLGLTSGHREPSVQQRLFDEEVRRSGSAASARLLVLPPGESSHVKGVALDVRPKQGARWLEEHGARYDLYRTYDNEWWHFEHRPGGVPPRRLPYPGAILDQDTVPLRTNGVRLAR encoded by the coding sequence ATGAACGAATCACGGATGCGGCGCTGCCGAGACCGGGTGTTCGCGATGGTCACCGTTTCCCTCGCGGTGCTGCTGTTGCCGGTGGCGTTCCTGTCCCGCCCAGGACGTGCCCGCGAGCTGGCGTGCGCCTGGGCCCTGCGTCTGCGGTTCCCGGCGGAGGATCTGACCGGCCTGACTCCCGGCGCCAGGGCGGCGTTCGACTCCGCCCGCACCGATGCGCTGTGGCGTCACGGTCGACTCCTCGGCCTCACCTCCGGGCACCGCGAGCCGTCCGTTCAGCAGAGGCTGTTCGACGAGGAGGTGCGCAGGTCCGGCTCAGCCGCGTCGGCGCGGCTGCTCGTCCTCCCACCAGGGGAGTCCAGTCACGTCAAGGGCGTCGCGCTCGACGTCCGGCCGAAACAGGGGGCGCGATGGCTGGAAGAACACGGTGCCCGCTACGACCTCTACCGCACCTACGACAACGAGTGGTGGCATTTCGAGCACCGGCCCGGGGGCGTGCCGCCGAGGCGGCTGCCCTACCCGGGCGCGATTCTCGATCAGGACACCGTCCCCCTGCGAACGAACGGTGTTCGGCTCGCGCGCTAG